One window of Strigops habroptila isolate Jane chromosome Z, bStrHab1.2.pri, whole genome shotgun sequence genomic DNA carries:
- the SLC38A8 gene encoding putative sodium-coupled neutral amino acid transporter 8 isoform X3: MERAGEARPLLPPPGPARLSSAGAVCILLKSALGAGLLSFPWAFGRAGGAVPALLVELGSLVFLVSGLAVLGYAAALSAQPTYQGVVRAVCGAAVGKLCEVCFLLNLFMISVALLRVVGDQLEKLCDSLYPNGTLSGAPLSLPWYADQRFTLSALCVFVIFPLSVPKEIGFQKYSRASSWASVFSVIPTICFGFQCHEACVAIYSSMRNQSFSHWVAVSVLSMLICLLIYSLTGLYGYLTFGEAVAPDVLMSYPGNDPVVIVARLLFGVSIITIYPIVVLLGRSVVRDVWVTPKRRAAAVPEAQEQRSRVALTVTWMAATLAIALFVPDIGKVIELIGGISAFFIFIFPGLCLVCMTGTRTLGPRKKAALIAWGVLSVLSGAFVCGQSAALAVLGLLR, encoded by the exons ATGGAGCGTGCGGGCGAGGCCCGGCccctgctgccgccgccgggtCCCGCCAGGCTCTCCTCCGCCGGCGCCGTCTGCATCCTGCTCAAGTCGGCGCTGGGCGCGGGGCTGCTGAGCTTCCCCTGGGCCTTCGGCAGGGCCGGCGGAGCTGTCCCGGCCCTCCTGGTGGAGCTG ggctCGCTGGTCTTCCTGGTGAGCGGGCTGGCGGTGCTGGGCTACGCGGCGGCCCTCAGCGCCCAGCCCACCTACCAGGGGGTGGTCCGGGCAGTGTGCggggcagcagtgggaaagCTCTGCGAGGTCTGCTTCCTCCTCAACCTCTTCATGATCTCCGTGGCCCTCCTCAGGGTGGTGGGCGACCAGCTGGAGAAAC TGTGTGACTCCCTGTACCCCAACGGGACGCTGAGTGGAGCCCCCCTGTCACTGCCCTGGTATGCAGACCAGCGCTTCACTCTCTCAGCTCTCTGTGTCTTTGTCATCTTCCCGCTCTCTGTCCCCAAGGAGATCGGCTTCCAGAAGTACTCCAG GGCCTCCTCCTGGGCCTCCGTTTTCAGCGTCATCCCCACCATCTGCTTCGGCTTCCAG TGCCACGAGGCCTGCGTGGCCATCTACAGCAGCATGCGCAACCAGAGCTTCTCCCACTGGGTCGCCGTCTCTGTGCTCTCCATGCTCATCTGCCTGCTCATCTACTCCCTCACGG GGCTCTATGGCTACCTGACCTTCGGCGAGGCCGTGGCACCCGACGTCCTAATGTCCTACCCGGGGAATGACCCGGTTGTCATTGTTGCCCGCCTGCTCTTCGGTGTCTCCATCATCACCATCTACCCCATCgtggtgctgctgggcag GTCAGTGGTGCGGGATGTGTGGGTGACTCCCAAGCGCAGAGCCGCGGCAGTGCCCGAGGCACAGGAGCAGCGAAGCCGGGTGGCGCTGACGGTCACCTGGATGGCCGCCACGCTCGCCATCGCCCTGTTCGTCCCAGACATCGGCAAGGTCATTGAGCTCATTGGGGGCATCAGTgccttcttcatcttcatcttcccAG ggctgtgcctggtGTGCATGACTGGGACCCGCACCCTCGGGCCACGCAAAAA GGCAGCTCTCATTGCCTGGGGTGTCCTCTCTGTGCTCAGTGGTGCCTTCGTCTGCGGGCAGAGTGCTGCCCTGGccgtgctggggctgctgcgcTGA
- the SLC38A8 gene encoding putative sodium-coupled neutral amino acid transporter 8 isoform X1, whose product MERAGEARPLLPPPGPARLSSAGAVCILLKSALGAGLLSFPWAFGRAGGAVPALLVELGSLVFLVSGLAVLGYAAALSAQPTYQGVVRAVCGAAVGKLCEVCFLLNLFMISVALLRVVGDQLEKLCDSLYPNGTLSGAPLSLPWYADQRFTLSALCVFVIFPLSVPKEIGFQKYSSILGTLAACYLTLVIILKYHLQTESLGSPEPPPPSRASSWASVFSVIPTICFGFQCHEACVAIYSSMRNQSFSHWVAVSVLSMLICLLIYSLTGLYGYLTFGEAVAPDVLMSYPGNDPVVIVARLLFGVSIITIYPIVVLLGRSVVRDVWVTPKRRAAAVPEAQEQRSRVALTVTWMAATLAIALFVPDIGKVIELIGGISAFFIFIFPGLCLVCMTGTRTLGPRKKAALIAWGVLSVLSGAFVCGQSAALAVLGLLR is encoded by the exons ATGGAGCGTGCGGGCGAGGCCCGGCccctgctgccgccgccgggtCCCGCCAGGCTCTCCTCCGCCGGCGCCGTCTGCATCCTGCTCAAGTCGGCGCTGGGCGCGGGGCTGCTGAGCTTCCCCTGGGCCTTCGGCAGGGCCGGCGGAGCTGTCCCGGCCCTCCTGGTGGAGCTG ggctCGCTGGTCTTCCTGGTGAGCGGGCTGGCGGTGCTGGGCTACGCGGCGGCCCTCAGCGCCCAGCCCACCTACCAGGGGGTGGTCCGGGCAGTGTGCggggcagcagtgggaaagCTCTGCGAGGTCTGCTTCCTCCTCAACCTCTTCATGATCTCCGTGGCCCTCCTCAGGGTGGTGGGCGACCAGCTGGAGAAAC TGTGTGACTCCCTGTACCCCAACGGGACGCTGAGTGGAGCCCCCCTGTCACTGCCCTGGTATGCAGACCAGCGCTTCACTCTCTCAGCTCTCTGTGTCTTTGTCATCTTCCCGCTCTCTGTCCCCAAGGAGATCGGCTTCCAGAAGTACTCCAG CATCCTGGGCACTCTCGCTGCCTGTTACCTCACCCTGGTCATCATCCTGAAATACCACCTGCAGACAGAGAGCCTGGGCTCACCTGAGCCCCCCCCACCCTCCAG GGCCTCCTCCTGGGCCTCCGTTTTCAGCGTCATCCCCACCATCTGCTTCGGCTTCCAG TGCCACGAGGCCTGCGTGGCCATCTACAGCAGCATGCGCAACCAGAGCTTCTCCCACTGGGTCGCCGTCTCTGTGCTCTCCATGCTCATCTGCCTGCTCATCTACTCCCTCACGG GGCTCTATGGCTACCTGACCTTCGGCGAGGCCGTGGCACCCGACGTCCTAATGTCCTACCCGGGGAATGACCCGGTTGTCATTGTTGCCCGCCTGCTCTTCGGTGTCTCCATCATCACCATCTACCCCATCgtggtgctgctgggcag GTCAGTGGTGCGGGATGTGTGGGTGACTCCCAAGCGCAGAGCCGCGGCAGTGCCCGAGGCACAGGAGCAGCGAAGCCGGGTGGCGCTGACGGTCACCTGGATGGCCGCCACGCTCGCCATCGCCCTGTTCGTCCCAGACATCGGCAAGGTCATTGAGCTCATTGGGGGCATCAGTgccttcttcatcttcatcttcccAG ggctgtgcctggtGTGCATGACTGGGACCCGCACCCTCGGGCCACGCAAAAA GGCAGCTCTCATTGCCTGGGGTGTCCTCTCTGTGCTCAGTGGTGCCTTCGTCTGCGGGCAGAGTGCTGCCCTGGccgtgctggggctgctgcgcTGA
- the SLC38A8 gene encoding putative sodium-coupled neutral amino acid transporter 8 isoform X2, which yields MERAGEARPLLPPPGPARLSSAGAVCILLKSALGAGLLSFPWAFGRAGGAVPALLVELGSLVFLVSGLAVLGYAAALSAQPTYQGVVRAVCGAAVGKLCEVCFLLNLFMISVALLRVVGDQLEKLCDSLYPNGTLSGAPLSLPWYADQRFTLSALCVFVIFPLSVPKEIGFQKYSSILGTLAACYLTLVIILKYHLQTESLGSPEPPPPSRASSWASVFSVIPTICFGFQCHEACVAIYSSMRNQSFSHWVAVSVLSMLICLLIYSLTGLYGYLTFGEAVAPDVLMSYPGNDPVVIVARLLFGVSIITIYPIVVLLGRSVVRDVWVTPKRRAAAVPEAQEQRSRVALTVTWMAATLAIALFVPDIGKVIELIGGISAFFIFIFPGLCLVCMTGTRTLGPRKNGHRGCAGGPTGVFSHP from the exons ATGGAGCGTGCGGGCGAGGCCCGGCccctgctgccgccgccgggtCCCGCCAGGCTCTCCTCCGCCGGCGCCGTCTGCATCCTGCTCAAGTCGGCGCTGGGCGCGGGGCTGCTGAGCTTCCCCTGGGCCTTCGGCAGGGCCGGCGGAGCTGTCCCGGCCCTCCTGGTGGAGCTG ggctCGCTGGTCTTCCTGGTGAGCGGGCTGGCGGTGCTGGGCTACGCGGCGGCCCTCAGCGCCCAGCCCACCTACCAGGGGGTGGTCCGGGCAGTGTGCggggcagcagtgggaaagCTCTGCGAGGTCTGCTTCCTCCTCAACCTCTTCATGATCTCCGTGGCCCTCCTCAGGGTGGTGGGCGACCAGCTGGAGAAAC TGTGTGACTCCCTGTACCCCAACGGGACGCTGAGTGGAGCCCCCCTGTCACTGCCCTGGTATGCAGACCAGCGCTTCACTCTCTCAGCTCTCTGTGTCTTTGTCATCTTCCCGCTCTCTGTCCCCAAGGAGATCGGCTTCCAGAAGTACTCCAG CATCCTGGGCACTCTCGCTGCCTGTTACCTCACCCTGGTCATCATCCTGAAATACCACCTGCAGACAGAGAGCCTGGGCTCACCTGAGCCCCCCCCACCCTCCAG GGCCTCCTCCTGGGCCTCCGTTTTCAGCGTCATCCCCACCATCTGCTTCGGCTTCCAG TGCCACGAGGCCTGCGTGGCCATCTACAGCAGCATGCGCAACCAGAGCTTCTCCCACTGGGTCGCCGTCTCTGTGCTCTCCATGCTCATCTGCCTGCTCATCTACTCCCTCACGG GGCTCTATGGCTACCTGACCTTCGGCGAGGCCGTGGCACCCGACGTCCTAATGTCCTACCCGGGGAATGACCCGGTTGTCATTGTTGCCCGCCTGCTCTTCGGTGTCTCCATCATCACCATCTACCCCATCgtggtgctgctgggcag GTCAGTGGTGCGGGATGTGTGGGTGACTCCCAAGCGCAGAGCCGCGGCAGTGCCCGAGGCACAGGAGCAGCGAAGCCGGGTGGCGCTGACGGTCACCTGGATGGCCGCCACGCTCGCCATCGCCCTGTTCGTCCCAGACATCGGCAAGGTCATTGAGCTCATTGGGGGCATCAGTgccttcttcatcttcatcttcccAG ggctgtgcctggtGTGCATGACTGGGACCCGCACCCTCGGGCCACGCAAAAA TGGGCACAGGGGATGCGCTGGAGGGCCTACTGGGGTCTTCAGCCATCCGTGA